AGCGCTCACTCCTGAGCCGAGATATTTGGAGAAATCCGCGAAATCCTCAGTGACTGTTTTTCCCATGAATTATTCCGCGCGGAGCGCCATTAAAAATTCCTTTTGATGCCCGGGGTTTGGCTCTTATGGTCGCCGGGGCCTTCGCCTGCGCTGAAACCCGTCGCCGCCGTGGTCATGTCCACGCCTCTCATGTATAGCTTGAATTCTTCAGGGTTGGTTGAAACAGCCAGGGCGTCTTCCTCGCTTATAATGTCTTTTTCGCAAAGGCCGAAGAGCGCCTGATTGAAAGTCTGCATTCCATAATAAGCGCCTTTGGCCATGAGATCATAAATTTCGGAAAGTTCGTTTTCGGCGATAAGTTTTTTAACAGCCTCGGTGTTCACCAGGATCTCGCACACCGGCACCATGCGGGACCCGTCTTTGCTTTTCATGAGCCGCATGGAAATGATCGCCCTGAGAGTTTCGGAAAGCTGCAGACGCACCTGGTTCTGATGCGAAATG
The genomic region above belongs to Candidatus Omnitrophota bacterium and contains:
- a CDS encoding type IV pili twitching motility protein PilT; translation: LEDPIEYFFKDNKSIITQRELGGDMLSYMDALKNIVREDPDVLFIGEMRDIDTIEAGISAAELGNLVFSTVHTINAYQTISRIIDFFPISHQNQVRLQLSETLRAIISMRLMKSKDGSRMVPVCEILVNTEAVKKLIAENELSEIYDLMAKGAYYGMQTFNQALFGLCEKDIISEEDALAVSTNPEEFKLYMRGVDMTTAATGFSAGEGPGDHKSQTPGIKRNF